In the genome of Actinomadura graeca, one region contains:
- a CDS encoding ABC transporter transmembrane domain-containing protein: MKPLPEKDPGSPDRRSPSRYLLWTLRLQWRSSTAGAVLGVAWMLGQALMPAAIGRAIGDGVVARDEGALLAWSGVLLGLGVLTAVTGVVRHRYAVFNWLSAAYRTVQLVTRQATRLGGTLPKRLSAGEVVSIGLSDVAHIGDALDIVARGAGAVVAIVVVAGILLTASPPLGLIVLLGVPLILLAAAPLLRPYRDRELEHRELVGELSTHATDLVAGLRVLRGIGGEPLFSRRYRAESQRVRVAGVAAARAETRMNGAEVLLPGLLIALVTWVGARFAAAGTIGVGELVTFYGYAVFLIIPLKTLGEAAGKITKGLVAAGRVTALLAIEPELPATGTARPAASADLVDIASGLVVRPGRVTAVAAADPRDAQAVADRLGRYAEGEVDFGGVPLGRVADVRKRILVAVNEDRLFSGPLAESLAPADARRGGPDVLRAAIRAACAEDVVASAGLDTHVAEAGREFSGGQQQRLRLARALAADPDVLVLVEPTSAVDAHTEARIAGRLGQARAGRTTIVCTTSPLLLDRADHVAFIRNGRVVAEGTHRDLLETDERYAATVTRGEAADKATTVTAETAM, encoded by the coding sequence GTGAAACCGTTGCCGGAAAAAGATCCGGGCAGCCCCGATCGACGCTCACCCTCCCGCTACCTGCTGTGGACGCTGCGCCTCCAGTGGCGCAGCAGCACCGCGGGCGCGGTGCTCGGGGTGGCCTGGATGCTGGGCCAGGCCCTGATGCCCGCCGCGATCGGCCGCGCCATCGGCGACGGCGTCGTGGCGCGGGACGAGGGCGCCCTCCTGGCGTGGTCCGGCGTGCTGCTCGGCCTCGGCGTGCTGACGGCGGTGACGGGCGTCGTCCGGCACCGCTACGCGGTGTTCAACTGGCTGTCGGCGGCGTACCGGACGGTGCAGCTCGTCACCCGGCAGGCCACCCGGCTCGGCGGGACGCTGCCGAAGCGGCTGAGCGCCGGCGAGGTGGTGAGCATCGGCCTCTCGGACGTCGCGCACATCGGGGACGCCCTGGACATCGTCGCGCGCGGGGCGGGGGCCGTGGTCGCCATCGTCGTCGTGGCGGGCATCCTGCTGACGGCCTCGCCGCCGCTCGGCCTGATCGTGCTGCTGGGCGTCCCGCTGATCCTGCTGGCCGCGGCGCCGCTGCTGCGCCCCTACCGCGACCGCGAGCTGGAGCACCGCGAGCTGGTCGGCGAGCTGAGCACGCACGCCACCGACCTGGTCGCGGGCCTGCGCGTGCTGCGCGGCATCGGCGGCGAGCCGCTGTTCTCCCGCCGCTACCGCGCCGAGTCGCAGCGGGTCCGCGTCGCGGGCGTGGCGGCCGCGCGCGCCGAGACGCGGATGAACGGCGCCGAGGTGCTGCTGCCGGGCCTGCTGATCGCGCTGGTCACGTGGGTCGGCGCCCGGTTCGCCGCGGCCGGGACGATCGGCGTGGGCGAGCTCGTCACGTTCTACGGCTACGCGGTGTTCCTGATCATCCCGCTGAAGACGCTCGGCGAGGCCGCCGGCAAGATCACCAAGGGGCTGGTCGCGGCGGGGCGGGTCACCGCGCTGCTGGCGATCGAGCCCGAGCTGCCGGCCACCGGCACCGCCCGCCCGGCGGCCTCCGCCGACCTGGTCGACATCGCGTCCGGGCTGGTCGTGCGCCCCGGGCGGGTGACCGCCGTCGCGGCGGCCGACCCGCGCGACGCGCAGGCCGTCGCCGACCGGCTCGGCCGGTACGCCGAGGGCGAGGTGGACTTCGGGGGCGTGCCGCTCGGACGGGTCGCGGACGTCCGGAAACGGATCCTGGTCGCGGTGAACGAGGACCGGCTCTTCTCCGGCCCCCTCGCCGAGAGCCTCGCGCCGGCGGACGCCCGGCGCGGCGGCCCCGACGTGCTGCGGGCGGCGATCCGGGCGGCCTGCGCCGAGGACGTCGTCGCGTCCGCCGGGCTGGACACCCACGTCGCCGAGGCCGGGCGGGAGTTCTCCGGCGGCCAGCAGCAGCGCCTGCGCCTGGCGCGCGCGCTCGCGGCCGACCCGGACGTCCTCGTCCTGGTGGAGCCCACGAGCGCGGTCGACGCGCACACCGAGGCCCGCATCGCCGGACGGCTCGGCCAAGCGCGCGCGGGCCGCACCACCATCGTGTGCACGACGAGCCCGCTTCTCCTGGACCGGGCCGACCACGTCGCGTTCATAAGGAACGGACGTGTCGTCGCGGAGGGAACCCACCGCGACCTGCTGGAGACCGACGAACGCTACGCGGCCACCGTCACCCGCGGTGAGGCCGCCGACAAAGCGACGACCGTGACCGCCGAGACGGCGATGTGA
- a CDS encoding ABC transporter ATP-binding protein, whose product MSAATLPVATPAQVRAYARRLVVRHPRYLAAVLGLHALAAVTGLVTPRLLGELVENVRDGRAAIDTTGLAIAGFVVVQAILTWYAYLASAALGERVLAELREEFVDRVLALPLSRVERAGTGDLVTRASRDVDTLGTSVRYAMPETLVAVVVGAFTVGALLLNGPLVALPALVAVPMLVAVMRWYLPRAHGGYLRENASWSRIADGLTETVQGARTVEALGLEDRRHARGDDDIRNSYKAERYTLRLRMVLYPAAEMGFVLPVVTTLLVGGLLYMNGMASLAQVTAATLYAQQLIEPVDTMLSWLDELQLGGASLARLLGVGDVPPDRTPGDRLPDGERLTARGVRYSYRPGLDVLHGVDLDLRPGERLAVVGPSGAGKSTLGRLLAGVDGPRSGSVTVGSAEAVPLTGLPLDELRGHVALVTQEHHVFRGTVRENLVMARAGASDAEVAQVLEAVDWDGPGLDTVVGSGGETLSPAQAQQLALARLVLADPHTLVLDEATSLLDPRAARRLERSLAAVLDGRTVVAIAHRLHTAHDADRVAVVEDGRITELGTHDELIAVGGSYAALWSSWHGGR is encoded by the coding sequence ATGAGCGCGGCGACGCTGCCGGTCGCGACGCCCGCGCAGGTGCGCGCCTACGCGCGGCGGCTCGTCGTGCGGCATCCGCGGTACCTCGCCGCGGTGTTGGGCCTGCACGCGCTGGCCGCCGTGACGGGACTGGTGACGCCGCGGCTGCTCGGCGAGCTGGTCGAGAACGTCCGCGACGGCCGGGCCGCGATCGACACGACCGGCCTGGCCATCGCCGGTTTCGTGGTCGTCCAGGCGATCCTGACCTGGTACGCGTATCTCGCGTCGGCGGCGCTGGGCGAACGGGTGCTGGCCGAGCTGCGCGAGGAGTTCGTCGACCGCGTGCTGGCGCTGCCGCTGTCGCGGGTCGAGCGCGCGGGCACCGGCGACCTGGTCACCCGCGCGTCCCGGGACGTGGACACGCTGGGCACGTCCGTCCGCTACGCCATGCCCGAGACGCTCGTCGCCGTCGTGGTGGGCGCGTTCACGGTCGGCGCGCTGCTGCTCAACGGGCCGCTGGTCGCCCTGCCCGCGCTGGTCGCCGTCCCGATGCTGGTGGCGGTCATGCGCTGGTACCTGCCCCGCGCCCACGGCGGCTACCTGCGGGAGAACGCGTCGTGGTCGCGGATCGCGGACGGGCTGACCGAGACCGTCCAGGGCGCCCGGACGGTCGAGGCCCTCGGCCTGGAGGACCGCCGCCACGCGCGCGGCGACGACGACATACGGAACTCCTACAAGGCCGAGCGGTACACGTTGCGCCTGCGCATGGTGCTGTACCCGGCGGCCGAGATGGGGTTCGTCCTGCCCGTCGTGACGACGCTGCTGGTCGGCGGCCTGCTCTACATGAACGGCATGGCCTCGCTCGCGCAGGTGACCGCCGCGACCCTGTACGCGCAGCAGCTCATCGAGCCCGTGGACACGATGCTGTCCTGGCTGGACGAGCTCCAGCTCGGCGGCGCGTCCCTGGCGCGGCTGCTCGGCGTGGGCGACGTCCCGCCCGACCGGACGCCGGGCGACCGGCTGCCCGACGGCGAGCGGCTCACCGCGCGCGGCGTCCGCTACTCCTACCGGCCCGGCCTGGACGTCCTGCACGGCGTCGACCTGGACCTGCGGCCGGGGGAGCGGCTGGCGGTGGTCGGGCCGAGCGGCGCGGGCAAGTCCACGCTCGGCCGCCTGCTCGCCGGTGTGGACGGCCCGCGCTCGGGGTCGGTGACGGTCGGCTCCGCCGAGGCCGTCCCGCTGACCGGGCTGCCGCTGGACGAGCTGCGCGGCCACGTCGCGCTCGTCACGCAGGAGCACCACGTGTTCCGCGGCACGGTCCGCGAGAACCTCGTGATGGCCCGCGCCGGCGCGTCCGACGCCGAGGTCGCGCAGGTGCTGGAGGCGGTGGACTGGGACGGCCCCGGCCTGGACACCGTCGTCGGCTCCGGCGGCGAGACGCTGTCGCCCGCGCAGGCGCAGCAGCTCGCGCTGGCCCGGCTCGTCCTGGCCGACCCGCACACGCTGGTGCTGGACGAGGCGACGTCGCTGCTCGACCCCCGCGCCGCCCGCCGCCTGGAGCGCTCGCTGGCCGCCGTGCTGGACGGGCGGACCGTCGTGGCGATCGCCCACCGCCTCCACACGGCCCACGACGCCGACCGGGTCGCCGTCGTGGAGGACGGCCGGATCACCGAGCTGGGCACCCACGACGAGCTGATCGCCGTCGGCGGCTCGTACGCGGCGCTCTGGTCGTCCTGGCACGGCGGCCGCTGA
- a CDS encoding S9 family peptidase: MSISYPRQSARTRRFTLGVPRAFQIAPDGARVAFLRTRAGDDPVTCLWTLDTATGEERLVADPSALDVPGEGDLPAEERARRERAREQAGGIVGYATDRAMRQAVFTLAGRLYVADLGSGAVRDLPAQSPVFDPRPDPAGRRVAYVSGRTLRVIEMDGTGDRALVNPETDQVSYGLAEFVAAEEMGRMRGYWWSPDGGTLLAARVDETPVQRWHIADPANPDRPPAEIAYPAAGTPNALVSLVLLKVDGGRTAVAWDRGEFPYVVTSAWDRHGLLIVVQPRDQRSQRVLKVDPSNGETALLHTEHDPVWTDIVPGIPVRTGGGDLVWITEDHETDTRRITVGGKPVTPPGLQIRSVLGVEDGAILFTASEEPTEIHVYACEAGEVTRLTEGQGVFGALRSGGVTVVTGSRLDRPGSETEVRGPSGTHPVTSFAETPVITPRVELLRLGDREIRTAVLLPEGWEPGHGRLPVLLDPYGGPHAQRVLAVQRMYCEAQWLADQGFAVVIADGRGTPARGPVWERAVRGDFVEPVLEDQITALIEAARRHPDAFDLDRVGIRGWSFGGWLAGLAVLRRPDVFHAGIAGAPVTDWRLYDTHYTERYLGHPDEEPEGYAANSLIEMAGGLERPLMIIHGLADDNVVAAHTLRLSSALVAAGRPHTVLPLSGVTHMTPQEVVAENLLLIQVDYLKTALAR, from the coding sequence ATGAGCATCAGCTATCCGCGGCAGAGCGCCCGCACCCGCCGGTTCACCCTCGGCGTCCCGCGCGCCTTCCAGATCGCGCCGGACGGCGCGCGCGTGGCCTTCCTGCGAACCAGGGCCGGCGACGACCCGGTCACCTGCCTGTGGACGCTGGACACGGCCACCGGCGAGGAGCGCCTCGTGGCCGACCCGTCCGCCCTGGACGTCCCGGGCGAGGGGGATCTGCCCGCGGAGGAGCGGGCACGGCGCGAGCGCGCCCGCGAGCAGGCGGGCGGCATCGTCGGCTACGCGACCGACCGGGCGATGAGGCAGGCCGTCTTCACCCTGGCCGGGCGGCTGTACGTCGCCGACCTCGGCTCGGGGGCGGTCCGGGACCTGCCGGCGCAGTCGCCGGTCTTCGACCCCCGCCCGGACCCGGCCGGGCGCCGTGTCGCCTACGTGTCGGGCCGGACCCTGCGGGTCATCGAGATGGACGGCACCGGCGACCGGGCGCTCGTCAACCCCGAGACCGACCAGGTGTCCTACGGCCTCGCCGAGTTCGTCGCGGCCGAGGAGATGGGCCGGATGCGCGGCTACTGGTGGTCGCCGGACGGGGGGACCCTGCTGGCCGCGCGGGTCGACGAGACGCCCGTGCAGCGCTGGCACATCGCCGACCCCGCCAACCCCGACCGGCCGCCCGCCGAGATCGCCTACCCGGCGGCGGGCACGCCCAACGCGCTGGTCTCCCTCGTCCTGCTGAAGGTGGACGGCGGGCGGACCGCCGTCGCCTGGGACCGCGGCGAGTTCCCCTACGTCGTGACGTCCGCGTGGGACCGGCACGGCCTGCTGATCGTCGTGCAGCCGCGCGACCAGCGGTCGCAGCGGGTGCTGAAGGTGGACCCGTCCAACGGGGAGACGGCGCTGCTGCACACCGAGCATGACCCGGTGTGGACGGACATCGTCCCCGGGATCCCCGTCCGGACCGGCGGCGGCGACCTCGTCTGGATCACCGAGGACCACGAGACCGACACGCGCCGGATCACCGTCGGCGGGAAGCCGGTCACGCCGCCCGGCCTGCAGATCCGGTCGGTCCTCGGGGTGGAGGACGGCGCGATCCTGTTCACCGCGTCCGAGGAGCCCACCGAGATCCACGTCTACGCCTGCGAGGCGGGCGAGGTGACGCGGCTGACGGAGGGCCAAGGCGTGTTCGGCGCCCTCCGCTCCGGCGGCGTCACGGTGGTCACCGGGTCCCGCCTCGACCGGCCGGGCTCGGAGACGGAGGTCCGCGGGCCGTCCGGCACCCACCCGGTCACGTCGTTCGCCGAGACCCCGGTGATCACGCCGCGGGTCGAGCTGCTGCGCCTGGGCGACCGCGAGATCCGCACCGCCGTGCTGCTGCCGGAGGGCTGGGAGCCCGGCCACGGCCGGCTGCCCGTCCTGCTGGACCCGTACGGCGGGCCGCACGCTCAGCGGGTCCTCGCCGTCCAGCGGATGTACTGCGAGGCGCAGTGGCTGGCCGACCAGGGCTTCGCGGTCGTCATCGCCGACGGCCGCGGCACCCCGGCGCGGGGGCCGGTGTGGGAGCGCGCGGTGCGCGGGGACTTCGTGGAGCCCGTCCTGGAGGACCAGATCACCGCGCTGATCGAGGCCGCGCGGCGGCACCCCGACGCGTTCGACCTCGACCGCGTCGGCATCCGCGGCTGGTCGTTCGGCGGCTGGCTCGCGGGCCTGGCCGTCCTGCGCCGCCCGGACGTGTTCCACGCGGGGATCGCCGGGGCGCCCGTCACCGACTGGCGCCTGTACGACACGCACTACACCGAGCGGTACCTCGGCCATCCCGACGAGGAGCCGGAGGGCTACGCCGCCAACTCGCTGATCGAGATGGCCGGGGGGCTGGAGCGCCCGCTGATGATCATCCACGGGCTGGCGGACGACAACGTGGTGGCGGCGCACACGCTGCGGCTGTCGTCGGCGCTGGTGGCGGCGGGCCGCCCCCACACCGTCCTCCCGCTGTCGGGCGTGACGCACATGACCCCGCAGGAGGTGGTGGCGGAGAACCTCCTGCTGATCCAGGTCGACTACCTGAAGACGGCCCTGGCCCGCTGA
- a CDS encoding serine/threonine-protein kinase: MPELQPGDPRRLGSYEIVERLGEGGQGVVYAGVDASGNRAAIKLLRADLAGDASARNRFVREAQAAKQVARFCTAQVLEADVAGDQPYIASEYVPGPSLYKQVTDAGPITGAPLDRLAIGTATALVAIHQAGIVHRDFKPHNVIMAPDGPRVIDFGIARALDTGQTAATKAIGTPSYMAPEQVAGATLTEAVDVWAWATTLVFAATGRPPFGDDTVVAVINRVMHEPPSLEGVPADLHRLVAACLVKEPARRPTAQQLMMALIGSGPGGAGQTRMDDPAQATTMLAEGSTLAAGAGAAAAMMPGAGAPAGPTRRVSPAAYTGTLPPVQQPPYGGRTRGTGYDDFGPERKSKLPIIAAVAAIAVLALVVGLFMANRNNNDPSSPVSPTVSESESASETPSEEESQEPEPTRTRTRRSDTPPPQTPTSEPTTPDTPPTSEQPDTPTPPTTPATTPTSGGGGGGGDGGGDGGGQGTGD, from the coding sequence ATGCCGGAGCTGCAGCCGGGTGATCCCCGGCGGCTTGGCTCGTACGAGATCGTCGAACGGCTCGGCGAGGGCGGCCAGGGCGTCGTCTACGCCGGCGTCGACGCCTCCGGGAACCGGGCCGCGATCAAGCTGCTGCGCGCCGACCTGGCCGGTGACGCGTCCGCGCGCAACCGGTTCGTGCGCGAGGCGCAGGCGGCCAAGCAGGTCGCGCGGTTCTGCACCGCGCAGGTCCTGGAGGCCGACGTCGCGGGCGATCAGCCCTATATCGCCAGCGAGTACGTGCCGGGCCCGTCGCTGTACAAGCAGGTCACCGACGCCGGGCCGATCACCGGCGCGCCCCTGGACCGGCTCGCGATCGGCACCGCGACCGCGCTGGTGGCGATCCACCAGGCCGGCATCGTGCATCGCGACTTCAAGCCGCACAACGTGATCATGGCGCCGGACGGGCCCCGGGTGATCGACTTCGGTATCGCGCGGGCCCTGGACACCGGGCAGACCGCCGCGACCAAGGCGATCGGCACCCCGTCCTACATGGCGCCCGAGCAGGTGGCGGGCGCCACGCTCACCGAGGCGGTGGACGTGTGGGCGTGGGCGACCACCCTGGTGTTCGCCGCGACCGGCCGTCCCCCGTTCGGCGACGACACCGTCGTCGCGGTGATCAACCGGGTCATGCACGAGCCCCCGTCGCTGGAGGGCGTCCCGGCCGACCTCCACCGGCTCGTCGCCGCCTGCCTGGTCAAGGAGCCGGCGCGGCGGCCGACCGCCCAGCAGCTCATGATGGCGCTGATCGGCAGCGGGCCGGGCGGCGCCGGGCAGACCCGCATGGACGACCCGGCGCAGGCCACCACGATGCTCGCGGAGGGCTCGACGCTCGCCGCGGGCGCCGGGGCGGCCGCGGCGATGATGCCGGGCGCGGGCGCGCCCGCCGGGCCGACCCGGCGCGTGTCGCCCGCCGCGTACACCGGGACGCTGCCGCCCGTCCAGCAGCCGCCGTACGGGGGGCGCACCCGGGGCACCGGCTACGACGACTTCGGGCCCGAGCGCAAGTCCAAGCTCCCGATCATCGCGGCGGTCGCGGCCATCGCCGTGCTCGCGCTGGTCGTCGGGCTGTTCATGGCGAACCGGAACAACAACGACCCGAGTTCACCGGTCTCCCCGACCGTGTCCGAGTCCGAGTCGGCGTCGGAGACGCCGTCGGAGGAGGAGAGCCAGGAACCGGAGCCGACGCGGACCCGCACCCGCAGGTCCGACACGCCCCCGCCCCAGACCCCGACCAGCGAGCCCACCACGCCCGACACGCCGCCGACCAGCGAGCAGCCGGACACCCCCACCCCGCCGACCACGCCCGCGACCACCCCCACCTCCGGTGGCGGCGGGGGCGGCGGCGATGGGGGCGGCGATGGGGGCGGGCAGGGCACCGGCGATTAG
- the mshB gene encoding N-acetyl-1-D-myo-inositol-2-amino-2-deoxy-alpha-D-glucopyranoside deacetylase: MKEPRILFVHAHPDDESIGTGATMAKYAAEGAHVCLVTCTLGEEGEVIPDELRHLASDKEDRLGEYRMGELEAACAALGVRDHRFLGGPGRWRDSGMMGAATNDDPRCFWQADPSAAAPDLAAVIREVRPQVIVTYDDRGNYGHPDHIQAHRVARRAHELAADPSYDDGAEPWRAAKFYAYATPRIVLARAIAVMREKKLPFARVAGLDELGSAVADDEVTTVVDARAHLPAKLDALRAHRTQIVVAPEEVGPYFALSNNLGQQAFGTEYFVLQKGELGPVGPGRRERDLFAGLPGADD, from the coding sequence ATGAAGGAGCCGCGGATCCTGTTCGTCCACGCCCATCCGGACGACGAGTCCATCGGGACCGGGGCGACCATGGCCAAGTACGCCGCCGAGGGCGCCCACGTCTGTCTCGTCACCTGCACACTGGGCGAGGAGGGTGAGGTCATCCCCGACGAGCTGCGCCACCTGGCCTCCGACAAGGAGGACAGGCTCGGCGAGTACCGGATGGGGGAGCTGGAGGCGGCCTGCGCGGCGCTCGGCGTCCGCGACCACCGCTTCCTCGGGGGGCCGGGCCGCTGGCGCGACTCCGGGATGATGGGCGCCGCGACCAACGACGATCCGCGCTGCTTCTGGCAGGCCGACCCGTCCGCCGCCGCGCCCGACCTCGCGGCGGTCATCCGCGAGGTCAGGCCCCAGGTGATCGTCACCTATGACGACCGGGGCAACTACGGCCACCCCGACCACATCCAGGCGCACCGCGTCGCCCGGCGCGCCCACGAGCTCGCGGCCGACCCGTCTTACGACGACGGCGCCGAGCCGTGGCGCGCCGCCAAGTTCTACGCCTACGCCACCCCGCGGATCGTCCTCGCCCGGGCCATCGCGGTGATGCGCGAGAAGAAGCTGCCGTTCGCGCGGGTCGCCGGGCTGGACGAGCTGGGCAGCGCCGTCGCCGACGACGAGGTCACCACCGTCGTGGACGCCCGCGCGCACCTGCCCGCCAAGCTGGACGCGCTGCGCGCCCACCGCACCCAGATCGTCGTGGCCCCCGAGGAGGTCGGCCCGTACTTCGCGCTGTCGAACAACCTGGGCCAGCAGGCGTTCGGCACCGAGTACTTCGTCCTCCAGAAGGGCGAGCTCGGGCCGGTCGGCCCGGGACGGCGCGAACGCGACCTGTTCGCCGGTCTGCCGGGCGCGGATGACTGA
- a CDS encoding DUF6113 family protein — MDKDEAPAPPDDAPAGSDAPPDGDAPAGAAPRPGEGPVEAFVSGAAYAALGLLGGIAGLLGSFAQDWSPAGVPVVAAVLVALVFAMVRLSGWGMGGRLGATIPAIVWGVVVFALSLQRPEGDLVVSANLSGYLYIIGGMAAAVLGVMRVPAAGPPGQWLLGRAARNRP, encoded by the coding sequence GTGGACAAGGACGAGGCACCCGCTCCGCCGGACGACGCGCCCGCCGGGAGCGACGCGCCCCCCGACGGCGACGCGCCCGCCGGGGCCGCCCCGCGCCCGGGGGAGGGCCCGGTGGAGGCGTTCGTGTCCGGCGCCGCCTACGCCGCGCTCGGCCTCCTCGGCGGCATCGCCGGGCTGCTCGGCTCCTTCGCGCAGGACTGGTCGCCCGCGGGCGTGCCCGTGGTGGCGGCCGTGCTCGTCGCGCTGGTGTTCGCGATGGTGCGGCTCTCCGGATGGGGCATGGGCGGACGGCTCGGCGCGACGATCCCCGCGATCGTGTGGGGGGTGGTCGTGTTCGCCCTGTCGCTGCAACGTCCCGAGGGCGACCTCGTCGTCTCGGCGAACCTCTCCGGGTACCTGTACATCATCGGCGGCATGGCCGCCGCCGTCCTCGGGGTGATGCGCGTCCCCGCCGCCGGGCCGCCGGGCCAGTGGCTCCTGGGGAGGGCGGCGCGTAACCGCCCGTAA
- a CDS encoding flavin reductase family protein, with protein sequence MTSDPLPAGAPGDDAALFREVVGRFATGVAVVTTVAGAEDHAMTVNAFTSVSLEPLLVLFCAEKIARFHDVVLDTGLWAVSILPDTMRDASEWFATRGRALDGQLDGRPHTRGPATGAAVLAGAVAALECRTHAVHDGGDHSIVVGEVLTLDTPAPHAAPLIYYRGGYL encoded by the coding sequence GTGACCAGTGACCCCCTCCCCGCCGGTGCCCCCGGCGACGACGCCGCGCTGTTCCGCGAGGTGGTCGGCAGGTTCGCGACCGGCGTGGCCGTCGTCACGACCGTCGCGGGCGCCGAGGACCACGCGATGACGGTGAACGCCTTCACCTCGGTCTCCCTGGAACCCCTCCTCGTCCTGTTCTGCGCCGAGAAGATCGCCCGCTTCCACGACGTCGTCCTGGACACCGGCCTGTGGGCGGTGTCGATCCTGCCCGACACCATGCGCGACGCCTCCGAGTGGTTCGCCACCCGCGGCCGCGCGCTCGACGGGCAGCTCGACGGCCGGCCCCACACCCGCGGCCCCGCCACCGGCGCCGCCGTCCTCGCCGGCGCCGTCGCGGCCCTGGAGTGCCGCACCCACGCCGTCCACGATGGCGGTGACCACAGCATCGTGGTCGGCGAGGTCCTCACGCTCGACACCCCGGCCCCCCACGCCGCCCCTCTCATCTACTACAGAGGCGGCTACCTGTAG
- a CDS encoding MFS transporter — MSRWRGNPWAILLTLSLGFFMTLLDLTIVNIAIPSMIDKLDASLDQVLWVVNAYILVLAVLLITAGRLGDRWGKKNLFIAGVALFTVASLACGISQTPTQLIAARAVQGLGAALLMPQTMSIIIGVFPPERRGTALGAWGAVAGLSTIAGPTVGGLLVTSLDWRWIFFVNLPIGVVVLALAVPILPGHTPAVRHRFDIAGVLLASAALFCLTFALTEGQKYDWNEGIWGLIAAGVALFVVFGLHQRTQQKGEPLVPFSLFKDRNFTILNVVGAAVSIGMIGLMLPMTIYMQSVLGYSALKAGLVMAPASVVSMFLAPVAGKLSDRIGGKFILMSGLTLYGLGMLWLIAITDVGTGWTAFMAPFAVCGLGIGGVFAPMATEATRHVPPHLAGAASGVNNTIRQVGSVLGSAAVGAVMQNQLASALKDEAVTRSASLPPSVRTGFVDGFAGAAKGGLEVGAGQTGAQQHLPPGVPPSVAQRVQELAGQVFSHGFVHAMKPTMALPLVIILMAAVACLGVKGYHSETPTNSKPEPAPLAG, encoded by the coding sequence ATGAGTAGATGGCGCGGAAACCCGTGGGCGATCCTGCTCACCCTCTCCCTCGGGTTCTTCATGACGCTGCTCGACCTGACGATCGTGAACATCGCGATCCCGAGCATGATCGACAAGTTGGACGCCTCGCTGGACCAGGTGCTCTGGGTCGTCAACGCCTACATCCTGGTGCTGGCGGTCCTGCTGATCACCGCCGGGCGCCTGGGCGACCGGTGGGGCAAGAAGAACCTGTTCATCGCCGGCGTCGCCCTGTTCACCGTCGCCAGCCTGGCCTGCGGGATCTCCCAGACCCCGACGCAGCTGATCGCCGCGCGGGCCGTCCAGGGCCTCGGCGCCGCGCTGCTGATGCCGCAGACCATGTCGATCATCATCGGGGTGTTCCCCCCCGAGCGGCGCGGCACCGCCCTCGGCGCCTGGGGCGCGGTGGCGGGCCTGTCCACCATCGCCGGCCCCACGGTCGGCGGCCTGCTGGTCACCAGCCTCGACTGGCGGTGGATCTTCTTCGTGAACCTGCCGATCGGTGTCGTGGTGCTGGCCCTGGCCGTGCCGATCCTGCCCGGCCACACCCCGGCCGTCCGGCACCGCTTCGACATCGCCGGCGTGCTGCTGGCCTCGGCCGCGCTGTTCTGCCTGACGTTCGCGCTCACCGAGGGCCAGAAGTACGACTGGAACGAGGGCATCTGGGGGCTCATCGCCGCCGGGGTGGCGCTGTTCGTGGTGTTCGGCCTCCACCAGCGCACCCAGCAGAAGGGCGAGCCGCTGGTGCCGTTCTCCCTGTTCAAGGACCGCAACTTCACGATCCTGAACGTGGTCGGCGCGGCCGTCTCGATCGGCATGATCGGGCTGATGCTGCCGATGACGATCTACATGCAGTCGGTGCTCGGCTACAGCGCCCTCAAGGCCGGCCTCGTCATGGCCCCGGCCTCGGTCGTGTCGATGTTCCTCGCGCCGGTGGCGGGCAAGCTGTCGGACCGCATCGGCGGCAAGTTCATCCTCATGTCCGGCCTCACCCTCTACGGCCTCGGCATGCTGTGGCTGATCGCCATCACCGACGTCGGGACGGGCTGGACCGCGTTCATGGCCCCCTTCGCCGTCTGCGGCCTCGGCATCGGCGGGGTGTTCGCCCCGATGGCCACCGAGGCGACCCGGCACGTCCCGCCGCACCTCGCGGGCGCCGCGTCCGGCGTCAACAACACGATCCGGCAGGTCGGCTCCGTCCTCGGCAGCGCCGCGGTCGGCGCCGTCATGCAGAACCAGCTCGCGTCCGCGCTGAAGGACGAGGCCGTCACCCGCTCGGCGTCGCTCCCGCCCTCCGTGCGGACCGGGTTCGTCGACGGCTTCGCCGGCGCGGCCAAGGGCGGCCTGGAGGTCGGCGCGGGCCAGACGGGCGCCCAGCAGCACCTGCCGCCCGGCGTGCCCCCGAGCGTGGCGCAGCGCGTCCAGGAACTGGCGGGCCAGGTGTTCTCCCACGGCTTCGTCCACGCGATGAAGCCGACGATGGCGCTCCCGCTCGTCATCATCCTCATGGCCGCGGTGGCCTGCCTGGGGGTCAAGGGCTACCACTCGGAGACCCCCACGAACTCCAAGCCCGAACCGGCGCCCCTGGCGGGCTGA